AGAGTTCGATCAAGAAGAGACAAACTTACCATGAACAGATTAGTGATAATGGCTCCGGAATCTCCTGTTTTTTTTCCGTCTCCGCTTGTTTTTTCTCCAACATCGGTCAAAACGCCGTCGTCTTCACCACGTTCAACACCACAGAAGCTGACAATGGTAGCGTGTCCTTCAAGGAAGGCCAAAGAGACGACTCCGTGTCCTGGCTCCGACACCGTGTTGAAAAGAAAAAGACCACCGATGCTTGACCTAAAGTTGCCTCCGGTGGTTGCATCGTGGTGTAGTACGACGGTGAAGACGCCGGAAAAAGCGGATGAGGTTGTCGAAGTAGAAGAAGATGGATTATACTCTGTTTATTGCAAGAGAGGAAGACGTGGACCAACAGAAGATCGGTACGTCGCGGCGGTTCCCGACGAAAGAGTACGTAAAAAGGCTTTCTTCGGCGTTTTCGACGGCCACGGCGGATCCAAAGCGGCGGAGTTCGCGGCCAAGAATATCGGTAGCAACATTGAGGCGGCGATGGAGGCAGCGAGGTCGGGAGAAAGTGTTTACTCGGTTGAGAGAGCGATAAGAGAGGGTTACATAAAAACTGACGAGGACTTCTTGAAAGAAGGCTCGAGAGGCGGCGCGTGTTGCGTAACCGCTCTTATATCTGAAGGCGAGCTTGCGGTTTCGAATGCCGGAGATTGCCGGGCTGTTATAAGCCGCGGTGGAGTTGCGGAAGCTCTTACTACCGATCACAATCCTGGTCAAGCAGATGAGCTCAAAAGGATTGAAGCATTGGTGAGTTTTATCATCCTTTATATTATGTGTTTTAGTAATTATTACTAGCACTACAGAATCGTGGAATGGCTGAAAATATATTTAAAAATATGCCAAGGTTTAGGTAACCATATCTTAGGAAAAAATATATGTGATGAATTCATTGTTCTTCAAGTTTTATACCAATGACATTGAAATTTTGATCAAATTATTAACACATAGGTCACATTCTATTTTCTCTATTTTCCCATGTTTTATAGGAATCGCCGAATGGATGAAAAAATGATGTAGTAGTCCAGTTTTGTTTGATTGGGTGCGGTTTACTTAATTTTTATGTGTTGTGTAGGGTGGTTATGTTGACTGCTGCAACGGCGTGTGGAGAATTCAAGGAACATTAGCCGTCTCACGAGGAATTGGAGATCGGTATCTCAAGGAGTGGGTAATAGCTGAACCAGAAACAAAAACATTACGGATTAAACCGGAATTTGAGTTCTTGATCTTAGCATCTGACGGCCTTTGGGATAAGGTAAGCCTAACTGGAAATGTCTTCTTTTGTTAGTCTGTGGTTTGAATGTTGAATCGGATTTTCCGTGGACGTTATAGGTAACGAACCAGGAGGCGGTTGATGTAGTTCGACCATACTGCGTAGATGTGGAGAATCCAAAGACACTCTCTGCTTGCCAGAAACTAGTCGAGCTATCCGGTAAGAGAGGGTCCTTGGATGATATTAGTCTGATCATAATTCAGCTACAAAAGTTTGTGCCATGATTCATTAAACGTATCCTAGTATTAAGCTAAACTTTGATTAAATTCGGTAGGTCTTAAGTTATTGGAAATTTTGTCGGTAATTTACATGTAAATATAAATTTCAAACATTATTAACTAATATTATTATTATTCCTGGGGATCTCAAGATCCAAGTGTCATTATCTTGCGATATGTTTTTTTAATCAATATCTTGCGATATGTTTGAGAAAAAAAAGCAAAAACTAAAAGCTATTTCATAAAAAAACCTAAAAGAATATTTCATCATAAGGAAATATCATCCAAAATATTGTCATTCAGCATGTGGTGAATTAAGATGGCGAACAAGGGCCGAGATGGAGACGGCGTAGACTCCATCAGCTCTCTGCCTGATGAGATCCTACAACACATCCTCTCTTCTCTTAAAACCGCAACTGCCATCAAGACTTCCACCTTGTCCAAACGATGGAGGCATGTATGGTCTGGTACACCTTCTCTCTACCTGGTTTGGAGCGGGCATAATTTTAAGGTTGATTCGATGAACAAAACCCTAGCTCGCTACACGGCTCGCAAGATGACGAGTTTTCATCTTTATGCCGATAGCATTAACAGGTCCATCGAGTCTCCTGACATTAACAGGTCCATAGAGTTCGCCATGTCAAAGAATGTGGAGAATATGTTGCTGGATATACGTTATTATAGGTATAACTTACCTGAGTTGTTTTACTTCAGTTCCACTATCAAACAACTCACACTTTCGGTACACAACTACTACTCTGATATGAAGGTTCCCATAAGCTCAGTGTCTTGGACATCTCTGAAGAAACTGTCACTGTTTTGTTGCAATTTTTCTGAGGAGTGCATGGCTAGGATTCTATCTGGTAGTCCGATTCTCGAACGCCTAAGTTTGGACTTTTGCAGCGAGCTGAAGGTTATTGATGTCAGCAAATCTCTAAGTCTGAGAACATTGGAAGCAACCATTAGGGCTACGGGAATGCAAATTGTGGCAGATTGAGAAGCTGCGTGTATCTATGTACTTTAGTTGATGTCTCTTCTTTAACCGAAGCTAACCTAGAGATTAGCGTAATGTCAACTGAAATACTGACGGATGGTTTTCCTCAAGTCATTATGCAAAAGATGGTAGAGAAGTTGCAGAATGTAGAGACATTTACCTTTGGGCCTAACCTTCTTAAGGTAGACATTCCTGCGTTCTCTAATAGCTACTAGTCATGTTAGGTTTTGATTTGCAATAACACATTCACACTCTATGAAATCGCTTAGATATCATTAAAACATAATTCTCATCTTATTCTTCTCTAGGTCATCCGTAACTAGAGTTTTTCACCAATGATAATAATAATATTTTAGTAAAAAAGTTTTCTAAAAGCTTGAGAGAGATCTCCATTTCAGATGCTCACAGCCTTTTGCTTTCTTTCTTGATATATTTTGTTTTGGTATTTACGATATGTGCTCTTTTTTAAAAAAGATATTATCTGTTGCCGAGCTCTATCATCTTCCTTTTCCGAGCTTCAAGGTCAAAGATTTGACGCTTGAGACAGCAATCTCTCAAGATGCAATCCCTGGCTTAGTAACGGTGCTTGAAAACTCACCTCAGTTGAAGAAGCTAACAGTGCAACCAAAGCTCGTTAGTATATTTTCCAATTATAAGCATCTCTTATTATTCTTCCATTTCTACTGGCGAGCTTGAAGAGTCTGATATATTGGGAATATTTTTGCACAACTGAGAGTCTTTTTCTGTTAACAGGGGAAGTCTCTTGACGACTTATTGGATGTGCATGGCTTGATAAATTCAGTTCGGAGATATGCTAAACTCCATACGGAGACAGCTGCAAAGCTTCAGGCTCTGGAGCATTGCTTTTGTTCGTAAGGAAGGTAACCTCTGTGTGGATGCAATTGCTCTCAGTGTTACCCGTGATCATCGTTATCAGTCCTACATAGCGCGTGCTGGACCGTCGTGGCTTAACCAATTGATCACAGCAGAAGCAGCTGCAGCCACTAACCCCGACAATTCCTTTGAAATGCAGGGCTCTCGTGAGGTGTAATGGGCTCTGTTTCTGTTTTGATAGAGAACCCTTCCTTGAGTTCTTTTTCTCTGTTGGTTTGCGTTTAGGCCCTTTTGGTGCCTTGTAGTATTATCTCTCACATTAATGAAGTTTACCAAGTGTTAAAAAATGAGAAGTTTCCATATTCATTTACTTGAGAGTTCTAGATCTCACCTTGTTATATTTTTATATTTTGAGAAATGGCTTACCTTGTTATATTATTTCAACAACTCTTAATTCTTAGACATGTGTGATTAATTGAGTTGTAACTATAGAAAATTTACCGTATAATTTAGTCTATAGGATTATTTGATTTAGCTGTAAGGATGTAGTTTTAAAATTTATTGATACAACAATATATTTCCCACAATATCTAAAAATATCCGAAGTATAAATGTATATCTAAAATATTAGTTATATTATGCTTATAATAATTCAAATACTCAAATTATAATTATAATATAATAGTTAGTTTTTGGAGAAATATTTTTACAGCTTTTGGAGAATTAAAATATTTTTAGTTATTTTGATTATTTCCGGATGTTTATGCATATGTCGGATATTAAAAATTGGACTTCAACCGGATCG
The DNA window shown above is from Brassica oleracea var. oleracea cultivar TO1000 chromosome C3, BOL, whole genome shotgun sequence and carries:
- the LOC106333061 gene encoding probable protein phosphatase 2C 30 — protein: MHSRVRSRRDKLTMNRLVIMAPESPVFFPSPLVFSPTSVKTPSSSPRSTPQKLTMVACPSRKAKETTPCPGSDTVLKRKRPPMLDLKLPPVVASWCSTTVKTPEKADEVVEVEEDGLYSVYCKRGRRGPTEDRYVAAVPDERVRKKAFFGVFDGHGGSKAAEFAAKNIGSNIEAAMEAARSGESVYSVERAIREGYIKTDEDFLKEGSRGGACCVTALISEGELAVSNAGDCRAVISRGGVAEALTTDHNPGQADELKRIEALGGYVDCCNGVWRIQGTLAVSRGIGDRYLKEWVIAEPETKTLRIKPEFEFLILASDGLWDKVTNQEAVDVVRPYCVDVENPKTLSACQKLVELSGKRGSLDDISLIIIQLQKFVP